A segment of the Aureliella helgolandensis genome:
TGGCGTGAACAATCTCGATTTGCTCCAACGTCATTTGATGAGAGATGCCAGATTCGACGGTATTGGCGGGAACATAGACCGACCAATACTGCGCCCCAACTCCCCCCGCTCGAAGACGTGGGATGTCGGTATGCCCAGCCAACTGCACCTCAGCGATATCGTAGTTTTCAAACGACCGAGATGCCTCCGTGCGAATCAGCCATGGCAGATCGTTGTGCCCGTCAAACAAATAGTGCTGGGCATGAATCGCTTGCGCCTCCTCAGAAACAACCACCTCCCCACGCAGTGACTTGGAGGCACCGGGACGTTGCCCTCCAGCCCCCTCTTGCGCCATGCCTGCGGAATGACAGAATGCCACTGCAAACGCTAGCGACGTTAGCGCCAACCATCGCCCGCTCTGCTGCCGGCCCCCAATTCCAGTCCTTGGCGGAGTCCACGCAATGCTCCTGGCCAAAACGCTCCTGGCCAAAACAGAGGACACCCCATGCGTGGCTTGCACAGCAAGAAATCGGACCGCAAATGCGATACGCCGGGTGGGTGCTAGGCGAGGTGCCAGTGGAGACGCGGGACGATTCATGCCTTGGCTTTCTACTGAGTTGGGAAGTTCTACGGAATTGGAGCGGGTGCAAGGGGTGAATGGGGGAGGTCGAAAAGCGAGCAAATACCCCCGAGGTGGAGTCTTTTCTGCTAAGTTGATCAAGGAGTGCGGCGGAGCCCAAATGATTTGGCAATACAGCCACTTTTGAACTCCTACGGAACCCTCGATCTTTCGCTTGCAATGAGTCAGAATGCTATGAGCAGTGAACTCGACGAAGTCACCTCTCCCCAACCATGGCTGCCCAAGGTGGGTATGATCTGGTTCTTCATTGTAGCCACTCTAGTCGCTATTGCACTGGGCGTGGTGCGGGCGGCCGAGCAGGGACAAGCCCTGGCCACGGGACTGGCCTTCACCGGCGTCTTTGTCCTGTGCTTCTTTCTATTGGGAGGTCTCTGCTTCGGACTCGCCTACCTGCTCGGAGTCATGGAAAAAGCAATCACAGGTCCTGCAGCACTTCCGCAGAACCCCTTTGCCGATGATAGCCCCCCTGCACAGATCTTGCCTCCCAAGTCGGTGACTCCACAATGAAACAACCACCCTGCGTGCCAAGCAGAAAAACAGCCTCAACGACACGGCTCCACACTCCACCCCGCCGGCATCCGCTCGCGGCAGCGGCGGCAATACTCGTATCGCTCTGCCTCGTTCAGCAACTGCCTGCCCAGGCGGTGACGACAACGCTCACCGATACGTTCAAGACGCGCCCCGCAGACAATGGACAAGTTTTGCAGATCGACTGCCACCTTGTCATCCCGGCCTCAATGACCGCCGGAACACTGCACTGCACCGCATCCACCGTGGGCGGCCCCAGCCGCTCGGATCGCGACCTCACGCTCGTTCTAACGATTAGAACACAGGGGGGAACTTTCACCGAAACCGCGTATCGGCAACACGTCCTCCTGCCGGAAGACTCCATTCAAGTCACAGCGCACCTCCCCTTCACCGCCTCTCAAGGCAGTTTCACCTGGGATGTAAAGATCTTCGAGAACCAACGGAATATCGAGAATGCGTCCCGCTCAAACCCCGCCGGTAGATCGATCAAACTGGTGACAGGAGAACCTAGCGGGCTAGCTGTGGCTCGCATTGTCGATTCGTCCGTCAACAGCCAGAGCACGACATCGACCTCCGATCCAATCTGGTTCTACGCGCAACTTGAAAACAACTCCCCAGAACTCTCCGCACTCAATCTACCCAACGCTATCCCTCGAGGCGCGCCACCTCCCATTACCACCTGGGACCGTACGATTTCTATCGCTGATGCGGCGGAAGACTGGCGCGAGTACCTACCCTACTACTTGTGGAGTGTTTCCGGGGAGAATCTTCAGGAAATCGTGGGTCAGCGACCTCGGGCCGCCCAAGCCATTGCGCAATACGTTGCATGCGGAGGAAATTTACTCGTACATTCGGTCGATCAGGTCGAGGAACATCGCAGTATTGAGCAACTACTCGGCGTTCCATTGGCGGCCCCCACAAGTACCAATTGGTGGCCGATTACTCAGGCAGCTCCGAACCAAGCTCAGGTCCCTCGGGAGCTGGATCCCCAAGATCTCGCCCAACAACTACAGCAGCCAGGCTTTCAACGCCAACACCACCTGGGAGGTATCGTCCTGGTCGCGACCCATTCGGTTCCGGGCCTGTCACCCCATGTGATGCGTTTTCTACTGGTGGACAGATCACCTCTATCCCCTTCTCAAGGAACGGACACGGAGTACGACGGCAGCTGGTTTTGGCTGAATCTTATCACTACCGTCGGCAAGCCCCCGGTGTGGACGTTTTGCGCCACAGTCGTTCTGTTCGGGGCACTGCTGGGGCCAGGCTTATTAGTCCTGACCGCTCGCCTCCACAGACGCAGTCTTATGCTCTTTTTTGTACCCGTCATCTCAGCATTGGCGACTGGAGCTATTGTGCTGTACGGAATTGTTCATGAAGGTTTCAGCACGCATGCGAGAATCACTTCTGTCCAGTACATTGAACCGACAACCGGTGAAGGCTTTGCATGGTCTCGGCAAAATTATTTCAGTGGCCTACCACCGCGGGACGGCCTTAACTTTCCCCGGCAAACCTACGCTCGCCCCGTCTATCCAATCCACCAACAGACTCAACAGTCTAACTTCAATTCGCGACCAAGTGTCACTGCGACAGTAGTCGAAGAGGGAGATCAACAGTTTTGGCAGGGCTGGCTGCGGCCGCGACAGCAACAACAACTGCTCGTCGGGCAACCGATCCAGCAAGCGGCATTCCCCATCGCTGCACACGCCAACACCAAGCCAGCACCGGGCATCACCATCGAGAACTTGACGGCTTATGATGTGCCAATCGTGATCCTACGGGGCGCGGCCGACGACTACTACGTGACCGAATCCTTAAGGGCTGGGGAACAAATCTCCCTCACCGCGACCAACCGAATCGATGCCAGCTCGTTGGTCGCTAAGCTCTTCGTCCCATTCGCCCAACAAGTCCCCGTAGAGATCCAAGGCAGTGGCTCTCTGATGAACTTTGGGCAGAGAAGAAACAACAGCGGATCCTTCAGCGGTCCCCCACCCCGTGATATTTTGCAAATGGCATTCCAACAATTCATGTCCGACAAGCTTGAATTGCCACACTTTGGCATTGCCACACTGCTCACGCAATCATCGGCTGTCAAACTGCCTCTGGAGGGACAATCGGCAGACAACCTTCACTTGGTAGTGGGAGTGCAGCCATGGTAGCCGAATCTCCAGATAAGCCGATGATCCAACTGCGGCGACTCTATCGCAATTTCGGAGCTACTCAAGCCGTCCACGACATCTCCTTCGAGGTCGCTGCGGGCCAAGTCTTCGGCTACATCGGTCCCAACGGAGCTGGGAAAACGACCAGCATGCGGATTCTAGCCACCCTGGACATCCCCAGCTACGGCGATGCTTTAGTCGATGGATTCTCCGTCATCAACGATCCCGATCGGGTTCGCCAGCGACTGGGGTTCATGCCCGACAGCTTCGGCACGTATCCCGATATGAATTGCATTGAGTATCTCGATTTCTTTGCGAGATCCTATGGAATTCTGGGGCGGAATCGGACCAAAGCTCTGCGTCACACACTCTCCTACACCGGACTCGACAAGATCGCCGAGAAACCGATTCGCGGCCTTTCCAAAGGCATGCGACAACGCCTGTGCTTGGGACGAGCTATGATTCACGACCCAGCCGTGCTGATCCTCGACGAACCGGCCAACGGACTCGACCCTCGCGCCCGCATCGAATTGCGACACATGATTCGCGGCCTAGCTGCCGATGGGAAAACTCTGCTCGTATCCTCCCATATCCTGACGGAGTTGGGAGAGATGTGCGATGCCATTGGAATCATCGAGCGTGGGCAATTGATTGTCAGCGGTTCAGTGGCTGAGATCAAAGCCAAACTGCGGCCCCATATCGACGTGTTGGTTCAACTCCTGGGCGGCGGTGAGCGACTGGAGGGCTGGCTGGAAAACGTTGCCGAGGTCTCGCATATTCAAGCCAGCGACAGGACCGTCCGATTTCAACTCGGTGCACCTGACCCGATCCGCCAAGTACAATTGCTCAAAGCAATCGTGGATGCCGAATTCCAAGTACTGGAGTTCTCGACGGAAAGCCGTTCCCTGGAAGATGTATTCCTGCAGATCACTACTGGAGCAGTGCAATGAGCCCATCTGAGGTGCCACCAAGCAGCGGGCCAGTAGGAAGCCTGCCCTGGGCCAACGATCCGACGCAAATTCAGGGAAAACCGGTTCCGCCCGCCCCCTCTTCACATCGAATCTGCGAGGATCCCTCGCCAGGCTGGGAACGCTACTGGCTCCGTGGCAGCGAGGCGATCAACCCGATTGTCGTGAAAGAGGTTCGTCAATCGCTTAAGAGTCGGCAATTCACCCTCAGCTTTGGTTTAACGCTGCTTGCGGCCGTAGGTTGGACGCTTATCGGTACCACGCTCATGGTTCCGCGTCTCTACTATTTGCCAGCTGGACTACCATTTCTAACCGGTTTCTTCTGCATCCTCGCCCTACCGCTGTTGATCATCGTTCCCTTCAGCGCCTACCGTTCACTATCGGCAGAAATGGAGCACAGCACCTTCGAATTGCTCAAGATCTCCGCGCTGTCGGCGCTGCAGATTGTCTATGGAAAAATGGCTTCGGCGCTGGTGCAGACGATGCTCTATCTGTCTGCCTTGGCCCCCTGCATTGTCCTGACCTATCTGCTGCGTGGCGTTTCACTTTGGTCCATTTTACTGCTCCTGGGTGCCACGGTGGTGATTTCAGTTGTCGAGACGGCCATTGCCATACTTCTCGCTGCGATCTCCAACACTCGAGTGCTACAGAGCCTCATTAGCCTCGTGACTCTGATTGCTATGATTTGCATCTTTTTTAGTTGGGTCAGCTTTGTTGTGAACACTCTTGAGACTTATGGAGATGTTCTCTCGCAGTCCGGCAGCGGTGGTACGCTAGCGATCCTGGGCGCCTTAATCCTGATCTTTGCGACCATTTCCCTCTGCTTGAGAGCCGCCGCAGCAGCCATCGACTTCCCTGGAGAAAACCATGCGACGCCGCTGCGCTGGCGAATCTTAGCGCTGGTCTGCCTGGCGCTGTTCTGGAGCGTCTTGGGGATGACCGCCCTCCGCATTGCGACACCTACCGACAGCCTCTACATGGGAGCATTCTTTCTGTTTCTATTCCTAGGAGCTTTGATGACTGGCGAGCATGGGGTGATCTCTCCCAGAGCTCAACGCACCCTTCCCGTGACTTTTGCAGGCAGAGTCTTCAAGACATGCTTTCAACCCGGCGCCGGCTTGGGGTACATTTTTATCATTTGCCTCTACGCGAGTCTGGTAATCACCCTCATCGCATTCGAAATCTACTTCGATAACAACGTTGCGGCGTTTCTAACCTCAGGCTCTTCCATTCTGCCGGCGCACTTGCTGCTGTGCTATTTAGCGATCTACCTGGGGATCAATCGACTGATCATGTTCGCGCTGCCGCAGCACTTGCCAGGTCGCATGGTCGGCTCCGTGGCTGTGCTGCTCGTCGTATTAATTGCGGTTCACATCTCCCCCTTAGTCATCGTCTATGCTTCCAACGATTACCGCGATTTCGACTACGCTTGGCACCAAGCCTTCAACATCCCTTGGTCGATTCAGGAAGCCTCCGTGAACGGCCTCTCCCCGGCACTGCTCCTGAACACCTCCATCCTCACGATCTGTGCTGTGGCGATTTTTG
Coding sequences within it:
- a CDS encoding ABC transporter ATP-binding protein; protein product: MVAESPDKPMIQLRRLYRNFGATQAVHDISFEVAAGQVFGYIGPNGAGKTTSMRILATLDIPSYGDALVDGFSVINDPDRVRQRLGFMPDSFGTYPDMNCIEYLDFFARSYGILGRNRTKALRHTLSYTGLDKIAEKPIRGLSKGMRQRLCLGRAMIHDPAVLILDEPANGLDPRARIELRHMIRGLAADGKTLLVSSHILTELGEMCDAIGIIERGQLIVSGSVAEIKAKLRPHIDVLVQLLGGGERLEGWLENVAEVSHIQASDRTVRFQLGAPDPIRQVQLLKAIVDAEFQVLEFSTESRSLEDVFLQITTGAVQ
- a CDS encoding ABC transporter permease; protein product: MSPSEVPPSSGPVGSLPWANDPTQIQGKPVPPAPSSHRICEDPSPGWERYWLRGSEAINPIVVKEVRQSLKSRQFTLSFGLTLLAAVGWTLIGTTLMVPRLYYLPAGLPFLTGFFCILALPLLIIVPFSAYRSLSAEMEHSTFELLKISALSALQIVYGKMASALVQTMLYLSALAPCIVLTYLLRGVSLWSILLLLGATVVISVVETAIAILLAAISNTRVLQSLISLVTLIAMICIFFSWVSFVVNTLETYGDVLSQSGSGGTLAILGALILIFATISLCLRAAAAAIDFPGENHATPLRWRILALVCLALFWSVLGMTALRIATPTDSLYMGAFFLFLFLGALMTGEHGVISPRAQRTLPVTFAGRVFKTCFQPGAGLGYIFIICLYASLVITLIAFEIYFDNNVAAFLTSGSSILPAHLLLCYLAIYLGINRLIMFALPQHLPGRMVGSVAVLLVVLIAVHISPLVIVYASNDYRDFDYAWHQAFNIPWSIQEASVNGLSPALLLNTSILTICAVAIFGLNLILSTRDVMLIRVAEPPRLRGPKQVTPTAPDPFAP